One stretch of Nicotiana tabacum cultivar K326 chromosome 18, ASM71507v2, whole genome shotgun sequence DNA includes these proteins:
- the LOC142172534 gene encoding uncharacterized protein LOC142172534, translated as MGGDFNVIWNEEEKFGGLPVHINEIDDFRHCITTCNLFDLGFKGSIFTWWNGRAEEDCIFKRLDRCLGIIELQQLWPGLEINHLSKIGSDHNPMHLTYNPSTGQIKKAFRLLNFWIKHESFLDVV; from the coding sequence ATGGGTGGAGATTTTAATGTGATATGGAATGAGGAAGAGAAATTTGGGGGCCTCCCAGTTCATATAAATGAGATTGATGATTTTAGACATTGTATAACCACATGCAACCTTTTTGATCTTGGCTTCAAAGGAAGCATAttcacatggtggaatgggagagcTGAGGAAGATTGCATATTCAAAAGGCTAGACAGATGTTTAGGAATCATAGAGCTTCAACAACTTTGGCCAGGCTTGGAGATAAATCACCTATCTAAGATTGGCTCAGACCACAACCCAATGCATCTCACATATAATCCTAGTACTGGTCAGATCAAAAAAGCATTTAGATTATTAAATTTCTGGATCAAACATGAGTCATTCTTGGATGTAGTTTAG